The Stackebrandtia nassauensis DSM 44728 genome includes the window AACGTCCACAAGTACAACCGGGAACTGCCCGGCAGCCGGGCAGAGCTGTACCAGGAGATGTGCGACATGCTGCTGCGTCGCCGCCAGGTCAAGGGATCCTCGGCCGAGTGGAGCATCTCGATCCAGCAACAGCGGGAACTGCTGGGACGGCTGGCGCTGTCCATGACCCGCGGCAAACGCACCGAACTGTCGTTCCACGACGCCGCCAAGACCATTGAGGAGGCACAGCGCGACTATCCCGGCGAGGTCGTCGCCGACGACTTTCTGCGCGACCTGGTCCACGACGGACTGCTGGTTCCCGACCTCAACGACAGCTACAGCTTCCCGCACAGCACCTTCCGCGAGTACCTCACCGCCTCGGTGCTGTCCCACGACCGTCCCGACGACGTCGCGCTGCTGGTCGAACACGTCGACGATCCAGCCTGGCGCGAGGTCCTTTCCCTGTGGTGCGCCAGTTCCGACGCCAGCCCGATCGTCGCCGCCTGCCTGGACTCGATGACGGGCCACGCCATCGACCTGGCCTACGAGTGCGCCGAGGTCGCCCACCGGCTCAGCCGCGAACTCACCCAGCGGCTGCGCCAGCTGGAACGCCCCGGCAACACCGACGCCGACGGCCTGCCGGTCCACCTGCTGACCAAGGTGCGCCGCAGCTGCGACGACCTGATCCCCGTCGACGAGTCCGCCTCCATCTGCCGGGTCCCGTTCAGCCACGAACTCATCCGGCTGCACTGGGAGGCATCCGAACGCGAACGCGGCCAGCTGCTGGCGCCGGAGTTCAAACGCGGCACCCCCGCCGACAGCGACCCCGCCCACGGCCTGTGGGAACGCGACGCCACCGGCCTGGTCGCGTGGGCCGACGACTTCTACGGCGACGAACGCCACTACCGGCTGCCCAGTGTCTGGGAGCTGGAAGCCCTGTACGCCAGGGACTCCGGCCTGATCCAGCAACCGGTGTGGGCTCGCGACGACGAGGAGATCCGGCTGTTCTGTCCCGAGGGGATCGACTCACCCTTCACACTGGACAACGTCCGCTTCGCCGCGTCGGTGCTCGAAGACCGCTGGGACTCCCCGGTCTACCTCCTCATCGCGCTGGCCTACCTGCGGGCCGCCAGGAAGGACACGCTCAGCACCGGCAACACCTTCGCCAACGACTTCGACCACACCATCAACTTCGAACACGCCTACACGATCGCCCGCGCCTACGACAAGGGCACCGACCCGGACCGGCCACTGGAGGACGCGCTGCGCTACGCCCTCATCAAGGTGCGCCAGGGAGTGTCGTCCCGAGTCATCGTCGACCCCGACGCCCCCGAATCGCCCGGCCTGCGACGCATCGAGACCACCGACCGGGTCAGGCTGTTCCGTCGCCACGGCGGCATGCACCGCACCCCGGCCCGCCACGACCACACCCTGATCCGCGCCTACTCGCTGTTCCTGACGCCGTGGATGACCGCACCGGACGAAGTCCCCGGCGCCCTGGCCAGCTTCGACATCTTCCTCATGGGACTGACCACCGACGACAGTGACGACGTCCCGCTCTACCCCGGCAGACTGGGCCCGATGCTCGACCGCGCCCAGGAAGCCGTCGCCCGCGAACCCGCCGACGACCACGCGACCCTGGGCGCGGTCAGCCGCCGGGTGGTGCGCGACGTCCGAGCCGACCTGACCCCGATGCTGGAACGCCGCGAACCCTACGACAACGCCAAGGCCCGCGCCGCCCGCCTGGGCCTGCTGGCCGCCTCGGCCGCCGCGACCTTCATGGACGAACCCGACACCGCCGCCCTGCTGCGCTCCTGCGCCCGCGGCGTCGCGGTCCTGCACGCCCGCATCACCGGCGACATCGCACCCACCGAGGTGATCCGTCCGGCCTGCGTACGCGCCGTGCCAGCCCTTGAGGACTGATACCTTCACGATCCATGGAATTCGATATGACCATGCTGACGATCCTGGTCGCGATCACCCTGCTGACCAGCGTGCTGATCATGAACACCCTGTCGGGGCTGGTGACGACGAACCAGCGTCACCACGCCCGCGTGGACCGCAAACTCAACCAGATCATGGAACACCTCGGCATCGACACCGCCGCCTCCGAACTGTCGGAGGTGACGGAACTGGCGCTTCGGGGCAAGAAGATCCAGGCCATCAAACGCCATCGCGAACTCACCGGCTCCAGCCTGAAGGAGGCCAAGGACGCGGTCGAGCGCATGCTCGACTGACCCCGGCTCAGGGTGTGAAGGTGACGCCGAAGCCCGCCTCGAAGATCCGCTGGAGCACCTCCCACGAGGCCAGCTCGAAATTGGACTGGACCGAGATGACGTGCTCGCCGTCCTCGGTGCTCACCGTGAAGAACATGGCGCCCCAGAAGCTGCCGCCGACGCCGCGCAGCCGCCGCCCGCCGGTGACGTCCGGGTCGAACTCGAACAGACCGAGGCCGTAGCGGGTGTACGGCAGCCAGTTGGAGCCCTCGGTGGTGACCGTGGTCCACATCTCGCGGTGCTGCTCGGCGGGCAGCAGCTTTCCGCTGGCCAGCGCGCCGACCATCCGGATCATGTCGTCGGTGGTGGAGACGATGTTTCCGGGCACCCACGAGGTGTTGAACTCGGTCACGTCGAGGGGTTCCAGATCGGGGTCCTCCAGAAAGGACGCCCAGTTCTCCCCGTCGACGGCGTTCAGGTCGGTGCCGTCCTTGTAGAACTGCCGCGAGTACCCGCGCGGGTGGGGATCGCGGTACGTGGTGTCGTTGTCGGGACGCACGTAGGTGTCGCGCAGACGGAGTGGCCGTATGACCCGTTTCTCGACCTCCTCGGCGAAACTGTTGCCGGTGATCTTCTCGATCATCGCCTCGGCGAGGTAGAAACCGCCGTTGGCGTACAGGAACCGTTCACCGGGCTGCCCGACCGGCGGCTGCGAGACCGTCATCGCGAACAGGTCGTCGGTGGTGAACTCGTGGTGCCGGTGCTTCAGGAACGAGGCCCGGGTGGCGAACCGGTGCGCGATCTCCGGCGCCAGCCCGGTGGCGAACAGTCCGGCGGTGTTCTGGAGCAGGTGCCGGATGGTGATCGTGTCGCCGTCGTAGCCGTTGACGTTCAACACGCCCGGCAGCCACCGGTTCACCGGATCGTCGATGCTCAGCTTGCCCTCGGCTTCGAGGCCCAACAGGATCGCGGCCATGACCGACTTGCCGCCACTGCCGATCTGGGCGTGCTCGCCGCGTCGGCGTGGGGCGCCGGTCTTGAGATCGGACACGCCCGCGGTACCGAACCAGGTCTGGTCGCCGTCCTTGACGTGGGCGACGATGCCGGGAATCCCGACCTCGGCCACCGCCCAGTCGAGCGCCCGCTGGATCTCGGTGTTGTTCATTGCTGTCTCCCTCATGAATGAGTTATGTTTACGACTCTTAAAAAGTTACGTTGCATAAGCATGAAAGACCATCACTGATTCATGAAGCAACGAGAGAAGCAGCAGCTAAAATAAAGAATTTCGTTGCATGGCTCTGCCGACTAATGCAATGATGTCGTTGCATTAAGCGGTTGACGACTCGACACCCAAGGACACCCATTGCCCGGAGAACGTCTCACCCAACAGGACCGACGACACATCGCGGCGGGACTGCGCGACGGACTGACCTACGCCGCCATCGCGCGCCGCATCGGCCGCCCGACGTCGACCGTCACCCGCGAGGTGACGCGCAACGGCGGGCCGCGCCACTACTACGCCGACCGGGCGCACCGCGCCAGCAAACACCCCGAACCCCGGCACCGACCCACTCCCCGGCCAGCACGCGGCGGCGTCGATTTGGGCGGTCGCGATCCCCGCACGGTCGAGCAGACGGCGGCGCAGCTGACGGACCTGTTCGTCCAGACCGGACTCTCGCAGATGGTGGCCAAGGTGCTCGCCGCGCTTCTGACCACCGACGGCGGCAGTCTCACCTCGGCCGAACTGGTGCGGCGGCTCGGTGTCAGCCCCGCCTCGATCTCCAAGGCCGTCGGCTACCTGGAGGGTTTGGAGATGATCAAACGCGAGCGCGATCCCCGTAACCGGGCCGAACGCTACGTCTTCGACGACGACGCGTGGTTTCGCACCGTCATGGCCAACTCGCGCGTCGACGCGCTCATCGTCACCGTGTCCGCGCGCGGCGCCCAGTCACTCGGCGCTGAAACCCCCGCTGGCTCCCGGCTGGATCGCTTGAGCCAGTTCCTGAACCACGTCAACGAGGACGTGGCGCGTTCAGCCGAACGCTGGCGCCACGTCCTCTTCCCTCCTGAGCCCTAGTCGTCGATCGCCTGGTACAGCGTGGTCCAGAAATCGTTGATGAGCAGCGCGGAGTCCGGGGTGGACATTCCGGTCTGGGTGAGCAGGATCCCGGTGAGCCGGTTGTGCGGGTCGGCGTACACGGAGGTGCCGGAGCCGCCGTCCTAGCCGAACTGGCCGAGGGGCGCGTAGTCACCCCGGAAGGTGCGCACCGCCATCCCGAAACCCCAGCCGCCGTGCTGTCCCAGGCCGTACGCCAGGTGCCCGCCCTCGGCCTCGTCCTCCACCTTGAACTCCCCGGTCTGCGAGTCGGGGGCGTACAGCGGCGGGAACCGGTCCATCTTGCCGGCGGGCACGTGGAAGCCGGTGTCCTTCATCCCCAACGGATCTAGGACCCGCACGCTGATCGGCCGTTTCGCCGGGACGGTGTCGTCGAGCGCACCGTCGGGATCCTTGAGCACCTGACGGTTCGCCAGTTCGGGCAGCCACTCGTCGACCGGCCGCCACCCGGCTGACACCGCACTGACACGACCGAAAACGGGGGCGGGGTTGTCGAATCGGCGCGGACGTTCTATGGTTAGTTAGTCAAGTAATGAACCACAGAGCTAGCGAACGAGGAGGTGCCCGTGTTTGACGACCGCAGTCCGATCTACCGACAGATCGCCGAACGGATCAAAGGCGACATACTCTCCGGCGCGCTCGCGGAGGATTCGCAGGTCATGTCGACCAACGAGTACGCGGCCACCTACCGCATCAATCCGGCCACCGCCGCGAAGGGGCTGCGGGAACTGCTCGACGAGGGCATTCTCTACAAGCGCCGCGGCATCGGCATGTTCGTCAGCCCTGACGCCCGCGCGAAGCTGCGCGAGGCACACCGCTCCCGTTTCTTCACCGACGTCGTCGACCCGATGATCAGTGAGGCCCGGACCATCGGCATCCCGCTCGACGACGTGGTCGGGCACATCAAAGCAGCAGAAACCGGTGAGAACCAATGAACTTCGGAATTGACGTCACGGGCCTGTGCCTCGACTACGGCGACACCCGGGCCCTCGATGACATGACCTTCTCCATAGCGGGCGGAAAGATCGTCGGACTGCTGGGCCGCAACGGTTCCGGAAAGACCAGCCTGGTCTCGGTGCTGGCCGCGTACCGGCCCGAGACCGCGGGGGAGGTGCGCGTCAACGGGCAGCGCCCGTTCGAGAACGCCGCCGTCATGTCCGGGGTGTGCCTGATCCGGGAGGGTGGCGACGTCAGCGACACCAGCCGGGTGAGCACCGTGCTGGACTTCGCCGCCCGCTACCGGGCCTCGTGGGACTGGGAACTGGCCAACAAGCTCGTCGACCGGTTCGAGCTGCCGCTGCGCAAACGGGTCAGGGCGCTGTCGCGGGGCACCAAGTCGGCGCTGGGCGTCGTGCTCGGCATGGCCAGCCGGGCGCCGCTGACCATCTTCGACGAGGTGCACCTGGGCATGGACGCGCCCAGCCGCTACGCCTTCTACGAGGAACTGCTGGCCGACTACCTCGCGCACCCCCGGACCTTCATCCTGTCGACCCACCTCATCGAGGAAGTGTCCTCTTTGTTCGAAGAGGTGCTCATCATCGACAAGGGTCAGGTGGTGCTGCACGAACCCACCGAGGACGTGCGGGAACGCGGGGTGGCCGTCACCGGCCCGGCCGCCGCCGTCGACACCTTCACCGAGGGCCTGACCGTGCTGAACCGGCAGCAGCTGGGCGGTTCGGCGCAGGTCACCGTGTTCGGGGAGTTGTCCGACGACCGGCAGCGCGCCGCCAAGACCGCCGGTCTGGAACTGGGTCCGGTGCCGTTGCAGGACCTGTTCGTGCACCTGACCAAGCCGCGGGAGCGGACATGACGGCGCCGACCGCCCGGCCGGTCCGGGTCACCGCCAACCTGCTGAGGTCACAGTGGTGGGTCGCCGCGATCTTCTGGGGCGGACTGTATCTGCTGTTCCTGACGATCGGTGTCATCGTCTCGGCGACCGCCGGGATGAAGGAGAGCGTCTGGATCGGCGCCTGCTGGTGGTCGCAGTACCTGATGCTGGCCGCCGGAACCGTCGTCACCTCGCAGTACGTGCGGATCTTCGTCGGACACGGCGTCACCCGACGCACCCTCACGATCGGCGCGGTGCTGTACGGCCTGGCCGGGTCCGCGCTGTTCGGGGTGCTGATGGAGCTGGGGTTCCTCGCCGAACGCGGAATCGCCATGGCCCAGGGGCTGCCGCCGTTCCCGGCCGCGACCGAGTTCGTCGCCTCGCCCGCGCGGATGCTCGAATCCACCGTGGAGTTCACGCTGCTGCACGTCGCGTACTTCTTCGCCGGTTGGCTGATCTCGGTGACCTTCTACCGGCACGGCGGCGTCGCCGGGATCGCGGTCATCGTCCCGGCCCTGCTGCCGGGGCTGTTCATGGACGTGGTGAAGCTCGGCGACAAGCCGTTGTCGGAGCTGTTCGCCAGCGTCGACCTCACCGGCCTGCCGCAGGTGGTGGCGGTGTCCGCCGACGCTCTGAGCGTCGCCGTACTGGCGCTGCTGTGCCTGCTGCTGACCCGAACCGTACCCATCAGGTCCACATAGACCACCGACAGTGGAAGGAGGATGAACCGTGATCGCATTCACCTCGATGGCAGCGTTCTTCGCCGGCTCGCCTCCCGAGCTGTCCCGCGAGTACCGACCGGGACACACCGCGGTCGCGCTGCTGATCGTCGTCTCGGTCCTCGGCGCCGCCGTCGTCACCGAGACCATCCGGCACCGCAACCGGCGCCGCGTCCACCACCCGGTGCCGCTGCCGGCGCGCCGGGTGCCCGCCCCCGTCGTCATCAAGGAGAGGAGAGGTCGTGACCTCGCACGCAGCACCGAACTGGTCGCGCATCGCTCGTGACGTTCTGGCCGACTACCTCAAGTGGTTCGCCGGGATCTGGCTGATCGCGATCGTGATCACCAGCACCATCATCAGTGTCGTCGCGTACCTCGGCACCCCGACCACCAGCATCGTCGACTTCGTCCTCAGCGCGCCCCGCTACTGGCTGTTCGTGGTGGGACTGCTCTTCACCAACGCCTGGCTGGGACCCTATGTCGCCTGTGGCGTGACCCGACGCGACTTCGCCATCGGCGGCGTGCTCGCCGGACTGGCGGCCAGTCTCACCGCCGCGGCGATGCTGACGGTGACGATCTTCGCCGAGGGACGGCTGTACGCGGCGGCGGGCTGGAAACTGGACTACGAGTCGCCGCACCTGTTCGACTCACCCGACCAGTGGGGACTGCTGCTGCTGGAGTTCTGCCTGGTATTCGGCGCGCACTTCTTCGCCGGTTGGGCGCTGGGCACGCTGTTCTACCGCTACGGCGCCTGGGCCACCTTCGCGGCGGTGCCGGTGTTCGCGATGGCGACCGGCACCGAGGTGGCGCTGGGCACCGGCTGGGCCGCGCCGCTGGTCCTCGACAACCTGTACGACTTCGACCCCTCGTGGCCACTGGCGCTGACCGTCGGGATCGTGGTGATCGCACTGTTCTACGGCCTGCTGTGGGTGCAGTTGCGCAACGCCGCCATCCCCGCCAAGAAGTCCTAACTCGACAGATCGATGGGCATGTGGCAAATGTCCGTTTCACGTGGAACATTCGCATAGGCGTAGTTCATGCGCCAATGCGGATGTCACACGCGGCAAACGGCACTTAAACTTGCCGGACACGCCTAAATCAGCTGTTGAGGAGCCTGTCGATGTCCATCGTGCCGATTCGATTGTTCGGCGATCCGGTGTTGCGTACCCCCGCCGACGAGGTGAAGACCTTTGACAAGGAGTTTCGCAAACTCGTCCGGAATTTGACCGACACCATGCTCGACGAGGGCGGCGCGGGCCTGGCGGCGCCGCAGCTGGGCGTCGGACTGCGCGTCTTCGCCTTCGACGTCGACGACGTCATCGGACATTTGGCCAACCCGGTGCTGGAGTTCCCCGACGAGGAGGAGCAGGACGGCCCCGAGGGCTGTCTGTCCATTCCGGGCCTGTATTTCGACACCGTCCGCCGCCAGAACGTGATAGCCAAGGGCTACAACGAATACGGTGACCCGATGCAGATCGTCGGCACCGGCTTGATGGCGCGTTGTCTGCAACACGAGACCGACCACCTGGACGGGATCCTGTTCCTGGACCGGCTCGACCCCGAGCGCCGCAAGGCCGCGATGAAGGAGATCCGGTCGGCCGAGTGGTACAACGATGACGTCAAGGTCAAGATCAGCCCCCACGACAACAAGGGTGTGTTCTTCAAAAAATGAGGTTGGTGTTCGCGGGAACGCCCGAGGTGGCCGTCCCGTCCCTGCAAGCCATCGCCGACAGTGGACACGAACTGCTGGCGGTCGTCACCCGTCCCGACGCGCCCAGCGGCCGGGGCCGCAAACTGCACCGCTCCCCGGCGGGCGAATGGGCCGACGCCAACGGCGTCGAGGTGCTGACGCCCGCCAAACCCCGCGAACCGGAGTTCCAGCACCGGCTGGCCGAACTGGCGCCCGACTGCGTCCCGGTGGTCGCGTACGGCGCCCTGGTGCCGCAGTCCGCACTGGACATACCCCGGCACGGCTGGATCAACCTGCACTTCTCGCTGCTGCCCGCCTGGCGGGGCGCGGCGCCGGTCCAGCACGCGGTGCTGCACGGCGACGAGGTCACCGGCGCCTGCGTGTTCCAGCTGGAGGCCGGGCTCGACACCGGCCCGATCTACGGCAGCCTCACCGAAACCATCGGCGCGCACGACACCTCCGGTGACCTGTTGACCCGACTGGCCGACTCCGGCGCCCAGCTGCTGCGCGACGTGCTGGACTCCATCGAGTCCGGACAGGCCCGGGCCGTCCCGCAGCCGGAGCACGGTATCTCCATGGCCCCCAAGGTCTCCGTGGACGACGCCCGGATCCGCTGGGACGACCCGGCCTTCGCCGTCGACCGTCGCGTCCGGGCGGTCACCCCGGCACCGGGAGCCTGGACCACCTGGGACGGTCAGCGGGTCCGGCTGGGTCCGGTCACGCCCGACCCGCAGGGCCCGGCCCTGCTGCCCGGCGCCGTGGCGGTCTCCAAGTCCACGGTGCACGTCGGCACCGGCACCGACCCGGTGCGGCTGGGGGAGATCCAGCCGCCCGGCAAGAAACGCATGGCCGCCGACGCCTGGGGCCGGGGACTGCACACCAGCGACGAAATCGTGTTCTCGTGACCGACCGACGTCACGACCGCGGCGCCAGCCGCGACCCGCGCCACGGCCGCCACGGCCGCAGCGCCACCGTGGACAATCCGCGCCGGATCGCCTACGAGGTGTTGGCCGCGGTCTCCACACAGGACGCCTACGCCAACCTGGTGCTGCCGAAACTGTTGCGGCACCGCGGGGTCAGCGGCCGCGACGCCGCCTTCGCCACCGAACTCAGCTACGGCACCCTGCGACGGCGCGGCAGTCTCGACGCGGTCATCGCCTCGGCCAGCGGCCGTGCCGTCTCCGCCCTGGACCAGTCGGTCGCCGACGTGCTGCGCCTGGGTGTCTACCAGCTGCTATACACGCGGGTCGCCGCCCACGCGGCCGCGAACACCACGGTCTCGCTGGCCCGCAAGGTATGCGGGCACCGTCCGGCCGGTTTCGTCAACGCGGTGATGCGCAAGGTCTCGCGCTACAGCCTGGAGGACTGGCTCGACAAACTGTCCACCGGCGAAGAACTCGCCGACCTGGCGCTGCGACAGTCGCATCCGGAGTGGATCGTGCGGCGCTTCGCCGAGGCACTGGCGGGTCCGTCCGAGTCCGGCTCGGCCAGCGGCGAACCGTCCGACTCCGGTGCCGGGCCAACCGGCCCGGCCGAGCTGCGGGTCGAGGTCGACGAGACCGGGTTCCTGCCGGAGACGTACCCGACCGCGGTCCGGCGTGACGAGTCGCGGGCCGCCGCGACGGACAGCCCCGCCGGTGCCGTTGAGCCGCACGGCGACACCGACGGGGCCGAGGCCGAGCCCGACGAACTCGTCGCGGCCCTGGCCGCCGACAACGTCTCCCCGGCCGTGCAGTTGTGCGCCCGGCCCGGCCTCATCGACGCCACCGAACTCGCACGACAGACCGACGGCAGTCTCGGCCGCTGGTCGGCGTACGCCGTGGAACTCGACAGCGGCGACCCCGGCGACCTCGCCGCGATCCGCGACGGCCGCGCCCACGTCCAGGACGAGGGCAGCCAACTCGTCGCACTGGCCCTGGCCGCCGCCCCGCTGACCGGCCGCGACGAACGCTGGCTCGACCTGTGCGCGGGCCCCGGCGGCAAGGCCGCGCTGCTGGGCAGCCTCGCCGCGCGGCGCGACGCGAAGCTCACCGCCGTCGAGGTCGCCGAACACCGGGCCCGGCTGGTCGCCGAGACGACCAAGGACCTCGACGTCGACGTCGTCACTGCCGACGGCCGCACGTACACCACAAGCGACAGTTTCGACCGCGTCCTCGTCGACGCCCCCTGTAGCGGCCTGGGTGCGCTGCGGCGCCGTCCCGAGGCCCGCTGGCGGCGCGCCGAATCCGACCTGGACGGTCTGCGGGAACTCCAGACCGAACTGCTGGCCTCGGCGCTGCGGCTGGTGCGCCCCGGCGGCGTGGTCGCCTACGTGACCTGCTCACCGGTGATCGCCGAGACCCACGAGATCGTGGCCACCGCGACCGGCGCTTCCCTTGTGGATGCCCGGCCGCTGTTCCCGGCCGAGCTGCCGCACCTGGGCGACGGCCCCACCGTGCAACTGTGGCCGCACCGCCACGGCACCGACGCCATGTTCTGCGCGATCCTGCGGCGCGACTGACCAGGCTGGCAGTCAGATGCCACGTATACAGTGCACGGCATGACCACGACCCCCCAGGTCTACCGCTACCTGCGACCCTCCACTATCGCCTCAGGGCGACTCGGCCTGGCCACCTCCGGCGGCGTGACGACCCAGGGCGCCGCCGCCAACCCCGACTTCTTCACCGGTTTCCTCCAGCACCCCGAGACCGCCGCCACCGGACTGCTGGCCACCGCCGCTGTCGCCAGGGCGCGGTACTTCCAGCCCGGCCTGGCCTCGCTGCGCGACCCCGTGGTGACCTGCGACGGCGACGGACTGCGGTTCGAGTCCTTCTCCTCCTGCGGCGGCGTCTACGCGCGCTTCGACGTCGCCTCGGCCGCCCTGGACGGCGAGATGCGCGACCGGGGCACCACCAATGTCGACTTCAACGCCGCGCTGTGCGAGGCACTGGCCAAAGTAGGCGGACGTGATCCGCTGCGCCTCAACGTCGGCGCCGAGGAACTGTCGGTGACCACTACGGACACCAAGGTCACCGAGAAGAAGGTCCCACTGCCGCAACGCTGGCTGCGCGGCTTCGCCGAAGTACAGGTGATCACGCCCCGCTTCGACCTGCGCGCCGAACTGTCCGCCCCTGAGGCCACCCGGTTCCTGCGCTCACTGCCGACCGGCGAACAGGCCGCCGACATCGTGTGGCTGTCCGTCGCCGGACGCGGCCTGCGCCGAACCTCGCGCCCCGCACCGGGAGCGGTCTGTCTCGCCGGACCGTCCCGGCTGGAGACCCTGCGGCCACTGCTGCGGTTCGCCAAGTCGCTACGCGTTTACGGCCCACCGGTCACCCACTCGGCGCCACCGACCGCGTCGGCCTGGGAACTGGTGCTGCCGGACATGCGGCTGATGCTGACCCTGTCGCCCGAACCCCGCCGGGGCTTCTCCGGCGAGGGCGCCGTCCTCGACGCGCTCATCGACGACGCGGTGGAATCCGACGCCGAGTTGATCGGGAACCTGCTGG containing:
- a CDS encoding SWIM zinc finger family protein → MTTTPQVYRYLRPSTIASGRLGLATSGGVTTQGAAANPDFFTGFLQHPETAATGLLATAAVARARYFQPGLASLRDPVVTCDGDGLRFESFSSCGGVYARFDVASAALDGEMRDRGTTNVDFNAALCEALAKVGGRDPLRLNVGAEELSVTTTDTKVTEKKVPLPQRWLRGFAEVQVITPRFDLRAELSAPEATRFLRSLPTGEQAADIVWLSVAGRGLRRTSRPAPGAVCLAGPSRLETLRPLLRFAKSLRVYGPPVTHSAPPTASAWELVLPDMRLMLTLSPEPRRGFSGEGAVLDALIDDAVESDAELIGNLLDFRPYIDIAVLADTSGLSPQRVRAALTQLGTAGRVGYDVANASFFHRELPYDADKVEQLNPRLRNARALARSGAVHITGDIANVTSRDKRYQVRLDADGLPAGCTCRWWAEHRGERGKCKHVLAVHMSLNGSDES